From the Juglans microcarpa x Juglans regia isolate MS1-56 chromosome 3D, Jm3101_v1.0, whole genome shotgun sequence genome, the window GGTGTAATTTCTTATCACAGTAATAGCATAACccccttttcattctttcttgcaTTTGAATGGGGGTGATTCTTTTGATTGGTAGGTTGGGTTTTCTAGGAAAATTGGGCTGCATGGGTCTCAGGTCTGGTCTATTTGGTGGGGCTAGAAGTCTCAAGATTGGGCTGGGTGCAGGTAGTTTTAGTGGGATGTTAGGGTTAAGAGTGTTTTGGTTATGGGATCTGGGAAAAACATCTTGGGTCCACCGCAACACCTCCTCCTCCTGCAACCTTGCTAAACCAAAAGCAGCAGACAATGTGGAAGGTTTAAACATAGTAATTATAATTCTCAAATCATCCTTCAGTCTACTCAAGAAGGTACTAATATGAAATTCCTCTGTTATTCCCCTTATCTTATTAGACAATGTTTCAAATTGAGTCTAATACTCCTTTACTGTATTGATCTGCCTTGATTTAGTAAATTCCCCAACTGGATCCTTATAAGCTAATGGCCCAAATCTTATCTTCAAGGCGGATACAAACTCATCCCAAGTGTGAACTGGGCTTGAATCCATGAGCCAACAATACCAAGAGAGGGCCTTGCCCTCCTTGTGAAAGAAGGCTATTTGTAACCTTTGATCATCAGGTGTGTTATAATATGCAAAAAACTATTAAGCCTTAAGAACCCATTCCATTGGCTTTGCCCCATCAAACTTAGGAAATCCAACCTAAGTGATCTGGCTTGTATCCACCTATTTCTCTCAAACAAATAATTATTACAAACCTTAGCATTTAGATTTGAGGACCCTTCATCAAAATGATGATTTCCAGCTATTACTGCCAATTGTTCATAACTAGAAGCCATATTATTAATTTGCTATAGCATTGCCTCTAacgtgttttctttttttttttttttttttttttttttttttgcctttcttGTTCTTCCCTCAAGTGCAGATTCTCCCCCTTCAATGAAGATAATGCTTCAGCTAACTGAGCCTATCGAGTGCCTTCCGTCATGTCGCAGGAATGCGGCTATGAGACCACTGTTATGATTCTTGATAATTGATGAAATTAATCATGTAAATGTCTTTGGCTATCGAGGTGCCAAGGGCCTCAAACTTAgaatttgagattgaaaaagaTATCATGCATTACTTCATTTGGCAAGcttacaaatattaaataagactacAAGTAGAACAACCCATTTCCTACACGTTGGCTTAGCCCAAAAACATTATCCATgtttctatcaattaactactaaaacaaaaattggaCTTAGTCAAGCCTACAGCCCATGACTCTAACCCAATGGAAACCAACAATAATAAACAGACTATAATACCCTgacttaataaagaaaattacattAAGACCCTGCCCCTTAAGACACTTCCTGATTCCTACAGAACCCTAGCTGCCacaaataacataaatgatTGGAAGTAAATCGACTAGAACAACATAGAAATCTTGTACTAGAGACGAGGAGAAAATCTCAGAAGAAGAAACGAGACTCTCATCAAGAGAGAAACAGACTCTCATGATGAGAGAGATCGTGGTTAGTGCATAGTTCCTTACCTTCTCACAAGCCCCTATAAAATgtgtatttttaaatagatgacaaacacatttttttaataaaatgacaagtattaaatttttattcaagtaCAAATGTAAGCACAATTTTTtctatagaaaaatgatttgtacaagtctcaaatagactaATCTCATATaagcttttgtaaaaaaaaatggatcccacctaaaaaatgtgtaaaagaaactattttttattagtgtgatccatttttttataaaatgctcGTATGAAATTTGTCTCTTGTATCTTGCATTACTCTTTTGTAATCCTTTAtataactatgttttaaaataagtgtATTTATGTGAAGTggaattatttttctgtttattaATACCAGAATTCTCACTAGATTCGGAAgtttaaaaagataaagaaggtagaaaaaagtaaaaaaataaaagataaaataggtCACTGAAACGGCGCTGCCAAAAGAACAAGAAGCCGAAAATCTCGGAGGCGGGAAAGTCTCTAATAAATCATGTCGATGCAATTTTTCAACcctttttatatcttttattttgttggcCTTAAAATCAGATGGTCCCACGAGAAAATCAGATGGCCCACACTGTAACTATAATGAAGACAACAGTCTAAAATCTTGACCTTTCGATGATTCGAATCCAAGGGTTGCAGGATATTCGCCTTCCCGCCGATGGTAGTACTTGGCCACCTCTTCTCTATTAAGTGCGAGTATAAAGCTCTCACACCccaaagatttttctttttcactttcgatttctactttaattttcttctatctctggattttttttttgtctctacAGATTACCCCACTTTCTTGGTGGGTTCCTCTTCCTTCCATCTGAATTGTTgagaattctttcttttttgggtttgcAATTACAGCAAATTCGGTCTCAAATGGTAAGAATGTCACTCTCTTTTCGTTCTTTGGTTATTGGATTctcaaagttttcatttttattcttctttttggtCGCAGAGTTCTTGATTAGACAATAGTTCCTTCgcttataaattttaattttttttttattccaccaTGATTGAATTTCTTTGACTGCCGAGAAAACTTTCTTTGGTAATTAATATCAATTCTAGTTGCCGAAAGAAAAGACAAATAAGGGTTACTTAAATTTACCTTCTACTAGTATATGTAGTGTTATGACTACAAAAAGCACATCTCGATTAAACTAACCCAGTTATTTGCGTTTTCTTTGATTATATGTAGTGGTACATGTCGATTCGTTTGGTTTTCATAAATTTGACCACTACGCTTTAAATCTCAAATGTTGAAGTTAATTGATTTATATTAGCTTTAGATTTCTTAGAAGGTTGTCTTGTGAGTTTCATTGAAGTCTCGTTACTTTTATGAGCAAGACACATACactttattattgattttgaagTCTTAAAATGATTGGAATTGTAATGGTTTATGTTGGTTTTCGGTTCCGGGGTTGTgcaaattttgatttaatttcttGAGCTTTATGACTAAAACATACACTTTAGCGGTAAAGTTTGACTATTGAATATTGAAGCTTCTGCtgattatttatttctttaattttttagaagcATTTTCTGAAGTTAATGCAACGGATGTATTGGCTTCTCCAGGTAGTTGCAGGTTTTATCTAAAGAAATGAAGACAGACTGGCTTAGTACCCTTTTGGATAGCAAATTCTTTGGTTCTTGCATTCCTCATAAAGAGCTTCACAGAAATGAAGAAAACGTGTTTTGCATCGATTGTAGTCTTGGATGTTGTAGGCATTGTATGGAAGCTCATCGCTCCCACCAGCAGCTTCAAATCTGCAAATATGTCTACAATGATGTTGTCCGCCTTCAAGAAATACAGAAACATCTTGACTGCTCAAATATTCAGGTTTTTCTGCAATTTTATCAATCTGATTGGACTCTAATTTAGCACTGAAtgtattcataaaatttttgtggCAATTGTTTTGTTAATTATAGTGAACATGCATTTCTGGGGTTGTGATTCTTTGAATTGGGTAATGGAGTTTATTGATACAATTCTAGTGGTGCATTGTTATTAGTTAAGTTCTAAAACCTCCAACCTTCTTCGTTCTATGTCActgattatattttttcaagtcATTATACATTGTTGGTTTGTAGAATGAATTaacattttaatttgaattaaatctTTAATTGGTCTTGTCTTAGTTACTGCTTAGAAATCAGAGTTTGAATTTTGTTGCTGATTTGGTGTACATTCATCTCATATTCCTGATGATAGTCTTCTTATTGAGAGCTAATTTAAGTATATGGCTTTCCTCATGATAGCTTCAATCGGTGATTACTTGTagctttttattctttttcctgTATAGGAATGATTACAGCAACATCTACTTTATCTAATGATGATTTGATTTGGCAGACATATAAAATCAATGGCAAAAAAGTCGTGCATCTCAATTCTCGTCCTCAATCCAAAGATACAAAATCATCAACTAAATATAAGTCTGGTTGTTCTTGCGAAGGTTGTGGGAGATTCCTACAGGACCTTCCTAGTTACTTCTGTTCCGTTGCCTGCAAGGTAAACACCATAATACTCATTTCTTGAACTCCACTTGGAAAGGTCATGAAGGCATAAAAGGCAATGAATGATATGCTCTTTGCTGGAACGGTCAAAATCATTAGCCATTCTCATGCTGTACACGTTTTCAGGTCTCAGCCGTTTCAGTGAAGCCCAAGGATCAAAGCCAAGACTTGATCCCCTCCCCAATTCCAAAAATTGACATGTCTTCAAAGGAAAACTCTCATCAAGAAACAAACACAAATGAAATGGAATCATCAATCTCAGTGGCTGATTCATCTGAGGAGATAAAAGCTGGGGTAAGTTCGGCTTTGAAGCCAACGAAGCGAACACATAAGAGGAAAGGTATTCCTAGGAGGGCTCCTCTATTTTGATGCTCAACAAAATCAATGTTCCATCCTTCCTTTTCAttgctttcatttcttatacAATCTCTGTCCATTTTCATTTGTCGCTTCTACAATTTTGGTTTTACTAAGGCTCCAAAACGGAATACTGCAGCTACTAAAATTCCAAACGTAAAATCTCTCCCATGTAAACCCCAAGTTGGGATTTAGTTGGGTTAGTTAGGAGTGATGGTTGCTGTGTTATTAACATGAGGCATTTGGTTGATATTTGTATTTCCTAAGATTGACTTGCATATTCTTCGTCGGAATAGAAATGGGTAGTTCAATAATTTCTGGTTAATAAATGTATGCTTGCTGTTGATGTGAATAGAATGTTTCACACTTGCATAAGAATGAGTGGTtgccatttttcttcttttttttttttttttttttttttttaaaattttgtccAGGATCAGAGCTTTTGATCTTATTTATTCAGTTGAATTGGTGGTTGGCTCTTGTTAAATTAATCCGGTCTATGGTAGCAGCGTAAATGGGTCCCCTTCCCCTCCCTTAATTATGGCAGAAATCTTTGGGGTTTTCTGTTTTCATGTGAATGTGGCAGACAAAATGGGACGCCAAAAGCCGAAAGCTGTGTGAGTGAATATGACCCCAACTAGGTAGACTGCTGAATTAATGGTCAGGCTGCACATGGATGACCAAACATTTCATGTTCATGCTTGCAATGTTCAGGCACATCAAGATAATGATTTGAGGGATAATACTAGCAGATTCATCAAAAGTGGTTGGTGCGCAATCTAAATATAAACTATCATTATTTGCATGTTAGATACTGCATGCATTCTCCATTTCTGTCGTTGACTGTTATAAGATGGTGAGAGGTGATGCTTTGCATGATACTGAAAGCAAGCATAAGAAGCAATAGATCAATGATGTTGTTAGCTTTTGTCCTCGCACGGCGGGATTGCGTCTTTTATTGCCGAATACTTAACATAAAGCATGCCTACTTTTAGCCCCGGGTTGGATTGGATACTCGcctcaatttatctcaaattattattataatttttttaaatttatacataaaatataataaattaattaattttttcaaatttcaaaacaataataatatcaaaagaataatattttaacaatattttattttactatttacaaaccatctcaacttatctaaatTCATTTCAGAATCTAAAAGGGATCTTAtgagctttgctactcatcatccctacacactacacactttttaaaattttttgttttaaattttttttttgggttttattcttattaaacttattgaattcttctacttatcatcaatataccacacatttggtaagataaaaaaataaaaaaaagtagtgtggtgtgtgatgtgtgagatgatgaatataatttttctttagttaAATGGTGTGTCTTTGGAtagctaaattttagaaatgatttggatttgattttttaaaattcccaCATTTAGGGCATAAAAGCTAGAGATTTGATTTAGATTTTGATCAAATTCAAacagtattttaaatttttaatcactTCAAATTTTTGGTTGCAAATTCTGTTTATTGACAAGggatttgaaatcattttaatgatAAGCCCATTCATTTTCAAACCATCCAATAAAGAATTTTAAACCAACAACTTTCGAATAAATTAGACTTCAAAATAAGGACTTGGTCTTTCCAGTCAACGCAACAGAAATTAACAAATCGAGAGACCCTTGTATCCAAGCAATCATATCTATGAAACGAAAATCAACAGAacaattttgttaataaaatggaatctcatttgaagaatattttcaGAATCTAAAATCACTCATTTATTCCTTTATTGGTTTTTACCCTTCTTAAGAGTTGATATTTTCCTGAATTTTCTAACAAATAGTCTCATGTTCTCGTCATCTACTTCATCATCCTCATGGGATTCAATAGACTCTTCTTTGATTAGGAAATGCATGCTCATAAGATTGAAAGCATCTAACCAACTCTTTAATTTTCAGAGTGTTCCAACTCTTTACTCTTTTCTATTGTCGTCACTTTGGGTTTAAACCTCTCTCGTAGGAGTTATGAGGACTTTTCTCATTATCTGATGTTCAAGAATCATTTTACCTAAATTAAAGCTTGAATTGACGATATCATTTTGTTTTGGATAAAACTCATCAAAGCATTTATCAGCATTCatcctaatttttttcaaaacgggCAATAAACATTTGAAGCTAGAGTTTTAACCGACCTAGTTCCCTCGTGGGTGACTTCTAATATTTTCGATACCTCTTTACTAGTTTTATCCCATGCAGATTCGTCTACAAGAGAGAAAACTCATTAGTATTTGCATTGATGCCCTTCCTAGTCCAATTACAttcatttatttcatcttttgcTCACTTGTCTACATCTTTTGGAATCTCAATAccataaaaaattgttatattcaTTTATTCCAACGTTTCTTTAACACTCATCCACACTCATTCATCtattaattttagaaaagtttCAATTCAAACTTTCCAATAAGAGTAGTTGATGCCATCAAAGTAAGGGTGTGACGAAAGGATTAGGACTTATCTTAAACGCTAAGTGTAGGATTATGCTCAATAATTGAATCCCATTGTTAAAGCGAATTTTGTAACCACTAGTCCCAAACCGTGCCGAGTGCCTGTAAAAGAGAAGAATGTGGTGGTTGGGTGTGTCCGTGACACCTTCGAAGCCAAAGTCATAATATATTTAGTGttggagagaagagagagagcaaagagTGAGTTCAAACTGATTAACCCCATGTTGTTACAGGCTTCCTACTATTTGTATCCTCTTTGTTGGAGTCTTGTCTAATGAAGTTGCCATACTGTTGCATTTAATGTGGTAGTCACGACAATAGGATCTTCTATGGGGATTCCATGTTCGCACTCCATGCCGGCACATTTAATGTGGCATGAATTCCTACATGTTACTTGGGATGAGGCCTTCTCGTGATATTAGGCCGGATTATATCTTCTCATCCCCAGGCCCAAAAACGTTATGACACAGGCCCAGTTTTGTGAAAGGGAGAAATATTCCTTCCAGTTACCTTGACAATTCTTATAGTGTGAGTGGTGTGAATTATTCCTTTGGTCCCGTAATGTTTCCATATCCCCACATCTATTGCCCGTAATAGATCACACTTCCATGCCTAGAGTAACGTGTAGCAATTTTCCATGTCCCTTCGTGCAGCTACAGTTATGGGCCTTGTTCCTAGCACCCCACCTTGTTTGACACTTGTCACCCTTCCCACTAGTAGCGTCCAATCAGTTCAAAAGACCTATTTATATCCCTAACCCAGGTTAGCAATCATACCCTTTCAACTTCGTCATTTCTTCCATTTTCGCTGTTCCTACATTTTCCCTTTCCTATTCCTACTCACCAAACTTCCAATGAAGTTTAATCCCTAGGGAATGGCTCCCAAAAATGCTCCTTGTGTCATCTTCCGAGAATCACATCCGCCATATCCCGAAGTCCTTTTCAGAGTCTGGGTCATACGTCGCTTGACGCTTCCCAGTATTTCGAGGGGTATCACTGGACAACATCCACCTCTCGCTCAGACCTGAACTTTGTTCGCTATTTGTTTGGGATATCAGACTATGTGACAACTTGGACTTAGCCAAGTCTTCACCTGTATTTTGTCACcagtttatgtttaatttttaggCCATGCAAGAGGTGTAGAGTACTTACAAACCTTGGACCCTATTTAGTTCTAATGCATTAGGCATCTAAGCCCATAAGATAGGCCCAACAAGGGCTTAGGAATTTAGCCAGTCCATTGGGCTAAAGCCTAAAACCCTAGTAGAACAAAGGAACACAGGCCCAACACACCAAACCTTTAGGCCACTTGTCACACATTCAAGACCCATTGAATCTAGACAAGATTGTGGGAAGAAGGGGTGAGAGACTTAGGGTTTTGGTAACACCAACCATGACAAAAGGGCACCAGATTTTGACACTTGTCATACATGAAGAGGGATAGGAAGAGTTTCTAGAAGAAAACAATCATGAGGCACCTATGGAAGACCAGGGATCATTCGGCCAATGCACCCACTCACTAACCACCCACGTTTTTCCTACCACTTGTCAAAGCCATGTGAGTTCCAAGAAGATTTGCATGGGAAAGTGGCGCATGGGGGAGCTGAAGAGGCTAAGGCACATTCCACCaagagattagggttttggttcCAAGAGAGGTTCACGCCCACCTAAGGGGTTCCAACCACCTTTTTGCCAAGTATCGTTCATGTAAGAGACTTTTTAGAAGATGGATATGATTGGAATTGGAAGAGGCGCATGGGATAAAACAAGACCCTAGTCCCTAGGTTTCGGCCACCACACCATTCTCCCTCACACATGCCACATCTCACTCACTTGGAAATTCTAGAAGAAGGGCCATGAGGAAAAGGAAAGGATGCCTAGGAAATGTGCACCACATGCTGCCCCAAGTATCTAGAGAAGAGGATAGGTCTTGTGGGAAATTGAGATGGGCGGCCAACCAACACACACACCTACACGCCCTTGCCGTgtggcaagcatgcacacacCCACCCTCTCAAAGAATGATTAGGATTTTTGTGAAAAGTCTCTTAAGCCCCAAAGGTTCATTGAACCTGGACACAGAGGAGGGACGCGAAAAGGCATTAGGGCAAGCCTTACACGCCACTTATCAAGACACATTTGAGTTCCCAAGGAAAACAAAGATATGGGAAGATGAATAAAGGGATTTGGCCAAATGCTGAAAGGCATGCCACATGGCGCCCATGCATGAATTTCATCCATTTCCCAGTTGAAGTGTGAGAGGAAATCAAAGGGGCATATaaaagtgtaacaccccgcctatTTATGCTTATAGATTAACTTTTAGATCAACACTAGAATTTAGAACACTGGCTTATTAGAGTAGTCCACGACCCTAAgagttttaaaaagaattcaattaagTTTGGAATTTTGGTTAAGAGTATTAATCAATCACGACAAGATTAGTGATcttgaaattatgttttaagtttaatttttatccttatcatttatcatctttttgttctaaaatttcctTGTTTGGGTATCCATTTCCATTGTTCTTAGCTCATATTAGGACCttatttaaaactttatatgTGTCATTTAAGATAATGACATGTCAAAACCCGAATTCACCCCAATCGACACCCACGTGTACTTTTGTGTGCAACGAACTAATGTGCCCCTAGCttgaatatttttataccaATTTTTATCAAGGAAATTTATGTCATTGGCCCCTCATATATTCATGAAACTTTCCTGCCAATCTTGATTTCAAGAACCCTAGCCAAAACCCCAAAATTTGAACCAATCTGAATGCACCTTTGAGTATCGTGGCAACCACCATTAAAATACCTTATTCATTGGGCTGCCATTTCTCCATCACTCGGCAACTAATTCCCCACTGTCTACCTCCAATGTAGGACACTTAAGAGTGCCTTGAAGGTAGGCATAACAGCCATAGAGATGTGTCCAAATGAACAAGACAAAATAGTAGGGACCTTGGGAATGCACCTTACCTTGCGGCATGATGGCTTGCCTTCATGCCATGCATTTACTTCTCCTCCCTTTGTCCACTCCCCATGGCAACTCTCCCTCTTCCCCAAGCCATTCCAGCCCTACATAGATGCAATGATGAAGAAAAATCAACCAACTACACACGACAAGAGGCTTCTAGGTTACATCATCACCCACCGCCCAAACCAACCAATGGCAAGCCTTCTTAGCAGCGCCTCACCACCCCCTGGAGCCCTATATAAACTCAGCTTCCCTTCACTTGTTCCTCACTTCATTTTTTCAAGCATTCTTTGAGTGTTCTTGAAAGCCTCTCTTCCCTTGTTctttgagtgttcttgaagttCACTTAGTTcttgagtttgtgagttttgaGTGGGAAGTTTAGGAGGGCCACAAAATCATTGTAGCTTTTTCTCTCTAGATCTTAGTTTTGgtgttaagttgtgtttttgAGTGTTAGTATTAATCTTGGGTGAGTATAGCATGAGATACCATGTTTAGCTAGAAGCCAAAATATTGGTCGATAAGtttagtgtttaaattatttttggtgaTAATATTAGTTATGGCATGCCTTGATAATTCATGATATGATTTGAGTATGTCTGAGAATAATTTCTGAAGGTTTAGTTTAAGGTTAGCAACATGTCATAATAGGTTTTACtttctatcttgtgttgatcatcaaagcatgtatGGATTGACTTTAAATCATGCTTCATTTGAGGAAATTAGCTTATTTTACTTAGActtgaaatatgagcattttaGAAAGccttctgattgggataagaagaaTGCATGAGCTAATTCTAGCATGCCATTGATAAAAGGGTCATATCATGCATCACTTGAGGTTTAGTTAgaatttaaggattttattaggcatgactaagtgttgggatgaacttgctcaagGTTAagcttttatttcttcattgagGATTTATGGTGATCATCTTTTTGTTGGATGAAtctttcatgcatgcattcaaaAGAATCAATAGTCAAAACTCCatataggcatcaactagagagCATGCCACGAATTGAGGATGAATAGGCTAagatccttttgttttttttttaaggcataGATGACCTTAGAACATGCAAGATATGAGGACTATGGATTCTAGTTAAGGTTGGAGAACATTTGCATTAGTAGTAGTATTTGGAAGTTAGgggtattttcataatttctctttatccagaagattttatttttctttaagataATATAGATTCTATCttactgcaatttttttttatcacatccattacctcacttccaacttcaacagttt encodes:
- the LOC121253884 gene encoding protein RGF1 INDUCIBLE TRANSCRIPTION FACTOR 1-like, with the protein product MKTDWLSTLLDSKFFGSCIPHKELHRNEENVFCIDCSLGCCRHCMEAHRSHQQLQICKYVYNDVVRLQEIQKHLDCSNIQTYKINGKKVVHLNSRPQSKDTKSSTKYKSGCSCEGCGRFLQDLPSYFCSVACKVSAVSVKPKDQSQDLIPSPIPKIDMSSKENSHQETNTNEMESSISVADSSEEIKAGVSSALKPTKRTHKRKGIPRRAPLF